The genomic DNA GGGCAGCCCGTGAACGAGCACCTCATGGAGCTTTTGCTTATGATCGACGCTTTGAAGAGAGCCTCAGCGGGCCGGATAACGGCTGTGTTGCCTTATTATTGCTACGCCCGTCAGGACAGAAAGCGAATGCCCCGCGTGCCGATCTCAGCTAAACTGGTCGCGGACCTCTTGTCTGCGAGCGGGGCTGATAGGGTTGTTTCGGTTGACCTTCACGCAGGTCAGATACAGGGCTTTTTCAACGTTCCTTTTGATCATCTGTTGGCCGCTCCGGTGCTTGCAGGCTACATACAAGGTCTGGATGTGAAGGATTTGGTCGTTGTCTCGCCAGATGCTGGCGGTGTCGAGCGAGCCAGACAGTTCGCAAGAAGGCTTACCAGCAGTCTAGCGATAATCGACAAGCGCAGGCCCTCGCCAAACGTCTCAGAGGTTTGTCATATAATTGGCGACGTTCTCCATCGCGATGTTGTGCTGCTCGACGATATGATCGACACTGGCGGCACAATCGCCAACTCCGCTGTGGCGCTCCAGGCTGCCGGAGCCAGGCGCATATTCGCTGGCTTCGCGCATCCGGTCCTTTCCGGCCAGGCGTATGAGCGGCTGACCGATTCGCCTTTAGAGAAAATAATAACGACCGACACGATACCAGTTGACAAAAAGCGCGATCCAAAGAACAAGATCGTTGTTCTATCTATAGCCCCGCTCTTGGGCGAGGCGATTAAGAGGATCAATAAATCGCTCTCAGTAAGCGAGATGTTTCAATAGGACGGTATTTGGGGAGCAATAAAGTGGCAGAGAAACTGAAGTTAAGCGCCTCATCAAGAGATTGGGTAGGCAAGGGCGGCGCGAGGAGGATGCGGCAGCAAGGTCTGATTCCTGGTGTGGTTTACGGTCGCGGCATGGATTCGATCCCTGTCGTGGTTACAGCAAGCGATCTAGTTCCCTTACTGCGGCAGTATGATTACGAGTCGGAGCTGATTGACTTTAGGGTTGATGACGGCGAGTACATGGATGTTCTTGTGAAGGAGGCCCAGTTCGACCACATTGGTGACCGACTGCTTCACATCGACTTTTTCCGGATAATGCGTGGCGAGAAGCTGGTTGTTGAGGTTCCGATCGTTGTTTTGGGAGCGGCGGCGGGCGTTAAGATGGGTGGCATTTTGCAGCATAACACGCGTACAGCCAAGATACGATGCCTTCCCAAGAACCTTATTCACGAGTTGGAAGTTGATGTCTCTGCCTTGATGGTGGGGGACTCGGTTCACATCCGGGACCTGAAGGTCCCCGACACAATCGAGATTCTCGAGGAGCCGCAGCGGACAGTCGTTTCGGTATTGGCCAAGAAGGTTGAGGAGAAGGCACCCGAGGAGGAGGTAGAGGAGGCCGAGGCG from bacterium includes the following:
- a CDS encoding 50S ribosomal protein L25 — its product is MAEKLKLSASSRDWVGKGGARRMRQQGLIPGVVYGRGMDSIPVVVTASDLVPLLRQYDYESELIDFRVDDGEYMDVLVKEAQFDHIGDRLLHIDFFRIMRGEKLVVEVPIVVLGAAAGVKMGGILQHNTRTAKIRCLPKNLIHELEVDVSALMVGDSVHIRDLKVPDTIEILEEPQRTVVSVLAKKVEEKAPEEEVEEAEAEEPASE
- a CDS encoding ribose-phosphate pyrophosphokinase; the protein is MIVEQLRVFTGNGNRPLAQMICEYLGISLGDADVGHFSDGETMVQINENVRGTDVFVVQSMGQPVNEHLMELLLMIDALKRASAGRITAVLPYYCYARQDRKRMPRVPISAKLVADLLSASGADRVVSVDLHAGQIQGFFNVPFDHLLAAPVLAGYIQGLDVKDLVVVSPDAGGVERARQFARRLTSSLAIIDKRRPSPNVSEVCHIIGDVLHRDVVLLDDMIDTGGTIANSAVALQAAGARRIFAGFAHPVLSGQAYERLTDSPLEKIITTDTIPVDKKRDPKNKIVVLSIAPLLGEAIKRINKSLSVSEMFQ